One genomic region from Pararge aegeria chromosome 14, ilParAegt1.1, whole genome shotgun sequence encodes:
- the LOC120629419 gene encoding cytoglobin-like, producing MGGLVSQLWWGGDPDEMNPVSGLTKRDIYAVQKSWAPVHANNLAVGTELLKRYFRAYPEAKQYFRMLRNLSEEDYDSNIQFKAHVISLMTSLNLAISTLNQPELVATLMQKLGESHGKRKIQEQHFHDLKGVIVNMFIEVLKLDDATLGAWGKTVGFWYKHIFQTLSIPDEQR from the exons ATGGGAGGTCTGGTCAGCCAGCTTTGGTGGGGTGGTGACCCTGACGAGATGAACCCTGTATCAGGGTTGACCAAACGCGACATCTACGCTGTACAGAAATCCTGGGCTCCAGTGCACGCTAATAACTTAGCTGTAGGAACTGAACTATTAAAAAG ATACTTCCGTGCATATCCAGAAGCGAAGCAATATTTCCGAATGCTAAGGAACCTCTCCGAAGAGGATTACGACAGCAACATACAGTTCAAAGCTCACGTCATAagtttgatgacctccctgaaCCTTGCGATCAGCACGCTCAACCAGCCAGAATTAGTTGCGACTCTGATGCAGAAGCTCGGTGAATCGCAtggaaaaaggaaaatacagGAGCAGCATTTTCAC GATTTAAAAGGCGTAATTGTAAACATGTTCATTGAAGTACTGAAACTAGATGACGCAACGCTCGGCGCTTGGGGCAAGACTGTAGGTTTCTGGTACAAGCATATCTTCCAGACTTTATCAATCCCAGATGAGCAGAGATAA
- the LOC120629402 gene encoding deoxyhypusine hydroxylase — MVKVSDDAIKSVGNVLNDPNRPMKERFRALFALRNIGGETAIKCISECFRDESVLLKHELAYCLGQMQDTNAIPVLIRMLEDANQDPIVRHEAGEALGAIGDANLQSLLEKYQHDPAIEVAETCQIALQRLKWIQDESIENSNLSKSLYTSIDPAPPSKVVDIQELTDILLDENKSLFERYRAMFSLRNLRTTESIKALAKGFQASSALFRHEVAFVFGQMQDERSVPALIQTLKDTDEHEMVRHEAAEALGSIGTEDCTEVLKRYLDDPRRVVRESCEVALDMSDYENSPEFQYANTLLTIQN, encoded by the exons ATGGTTAAAGTAAGCGATGATGCCATCAAAAGTGTCGGCAACGTGTTAAATGATCCCAATAGGCCTATGAAAGAACGGTTTCGGGCACTCTTCGCACTTCGCAATATAGGGGGAGAAACCGCTATCAAATGCATTAGTGAATGCTTTAGGGATGAATCAGTATTGTTAAAACACGAACTAGCTTACTGTCTAGGTCAAATGCAGGATACAAATGCTATACCAGTGTTAATACGTATGTTGGAAGACGCAAATCAGGATCCGATAGTGAGGCATGAAGCCG GTGAAGCCCTTGGTGCAATTGGTGATGCAAACCTGCAGTCATTACTAGAGAAGTACCAACATGACCCAGCGATAGAAGTTGCTGAGACATGTCAAATAGCCTTACAACGTCTTAAATGGATACAAGATGAGAGCATAGAAAATAGTAATCTATCAAAAAGTCTCTATACGTCAATAGATCCTGCACCCCCAAGCAAAGTCGTTGATATCCAAGAGCTAACAGATATATTATTGGATGAAAATAAATCATTGTTTGAGAGATACAGAGCAATGTTTAGTTTACGCAACTTGCGTACTACAGAGAGTATTAAGGCTTTGGCTAAAG GTTTCCAAGCCAGCAGTGCACTGTTCCGTCATGAAGTGGCATTTGTCTTTGGCCAGATGCAAGATGAGCGATCCGTGCCGGCCCTTATACAGACGCTGAAAGatacag atgaACATGAGATGGTTCGACACGAGGCTGCCGAAGCATTGGGCTCTATAGGTACTGAAGATTGCACTGAAGTTTTGAAGAG GTACCTGGATGACCCGAGACGCGTTGTTCGAGAAAGTTGCGAGGTGGCACTAGATATGTCGGATTATGAGAACAGTCCGGAATTCCAATACGCGAACACATTGCTTACAATTCAAAATTGA